One genomic region from Robbsia betulipollinis encodes:
- a CDS encoding type 1 glutamine amidotransferase domain-containing protein, giving the protein MKVLMVLTSHDQLGDTGRKTGFWLEELAAPYYAFKDAGAEVVLASPKGGQPPLDPKSNEPGFQTELTHRFEADAAANAQLAGTVRLESVSQADFDTVFYPGGHGPLWDLTADPHSIALIQAFIAANKPVALVCHAPGVLRHVKTSAGRPLVEGRQVTGFANTEEAGVGLSEIVPYLVEDVLKENGGIYSKGEDWGPHVVRDGLLITGQNPASSALAAARLLAQLASR; this is encoded by the coding sequence ATGAAAGTCCTCATGGTGTTAACCTCGCACGATCAACTGGGTGATACCGGCCGCAAGACGGGCTTCTGGCTGGAAGAACTGGCCGCGCCGTACTATGCATTCAAGGATGCAGGCGCCGAAGTCGTGCTGGCCTCGCCCAAGGGCGGCCAACCGCCGCTCGACCCGAAAAGCAACGAACCGGGCTTTCAGACCGAACTGACCCATCGCTTCGAGGCGGATGCCGCAGCGAACGCGCAACTCGCCGGCACCGTGCGCCTGGAGAGCGTTTCGCAGGCGGACTTCGACACCGTTTTCTATCCGGGCGGTCATGGCCCGCTGTGGGATCTCACCGCAGACCCGCACTCGATTGCGTTGATTCAAGCCTTCATTGCCGCGAACAAGCCGGTCGCGCTGGTCTGCCATGCGCCCGGCGTGCTGCGTCATGTCAAAACGTCCGCCGGCAGACCGCTCGTGGAGGGCAGGCAGGTCACGGGCTTTGCGAATACGGAGGAAGCGGGCGTGGGCTTGAGCGAGATTGTTCCGTACCTGGTCGAAGACGTGCTGAAGGAAAACGGCGGCATCTATTCCAAGGGGGAAGATTGGGGACCTCATGTCGTGAGGGACGGGCTCCTGATCACGGGACAAAACCCGGCGTCGTCGGCGCTCGCCGCGGCCCGCCTGCTGGCGCAGCTTGCTTCGCGGTAG
- a CDS encoding xanthine dehydrogenase family protein molybdopterin-binding subunit, with product MSRADGFDAGRRRLLKTGALVVGFTILPQARVFAQMTQAGEGAPVQIAKATQDLPGSLKTNPFLDAWIKIDPAGHVTVFTGKVELGTGIRTALLQVAADELRMAPSAIAFLTADTALSPNEGVTAGSHTLADSGTALRNAAAQVRGLLLDAAAQILDGDVATLRTRDGVISAPDGRRVGYGDAVRRVDLHRFARPASPLTDASQLSLIGTSLPRVDIPGKVTGGPSYVQDMRLDGMVHARVVRPPVYSATLVRCDARGVAALPGVLKVVRDGSYLAVVATDEWRAIRAQRALAASCVWSGGRALPRPETIHATLRALPSRDIVIADRRGAAAPSVATLHATYTKPYLLHGSIGPSCAIALFSDTLAAARMTVWTHSQGVYPLRASLAKMLSMADAQVRCIHVEGSGCYGHNGADDVAADAVLIARAFPGRPVRVQWMREDEHRWDAFAPAMVTEASAKVDADGRITEWRYALWSSSHNERPSDPGKLMPTWALATPLVPLPPVPIPQPEGGGDRNGIPLYDVPNAYVVNHFIPAMPLRSSAMRGLGAHMNVFSIESFMDELADAAHADPVAFRLRHLRDPRAIEVVHRAAQAFGWPARRASARAPGHGIGFGFARYKNLMAYMAVAVEIRVERETGDVRVQRAVAAVDTGHIVSPDGVRNQIEGGILQSISWTLYEQLAYDAERIRSFDWGSYPIMRFSSVPTEVTVHLIDRPAMPFLGCGEAAMGPTAGAIANALRDATGQRFRDLPLGGETLRRAIEI from the coding sequence ATGAGCCGCGCGGACGGGTTCGATGCCGGACGGCGCCGGTTGCTGAAGACGGGGGCGCTGGTGGTCGGTTTCACGATCCTGCCGCAGGCGCGGGTCTTCGCGCAGATGACCCAGGCCGGCGAGGGCGCCCCGGTACAGATCGCCAAGGCGACGCAAGACCTCCCGGGAAGCCTGAAGACGAATCCCTTCCTCGACGCGTGGATCAAGATCGATCCCGCGGGCCATGTCACGGTGTTCACGGGCAAGGTCGAACTGGGTACCGGCATCCGGACGGCCTTGCTGCAGGTCGCGGCCGACGAGTTGCGCATGGCCCCGTCCGCCATCGCCTTCCTCACCGCCGATACGGCGCTGTCGCCCAACGAAGGCGTGACCGCGGGCAGCCACACGCTGGCCGACAGCGGCACGGCGCTGCGCAACGCCGCCGCGCAGGTGCGCGGCCTGCTGCTGGACGCCGCCGCGCAGATCCTCGACGGCGATGTCGCAACGCTCCGGACGCGCGACGGCGTGATCTCGGCGCCGGATGGCCGCCGCGTCGGCTACGGCGACGCGGTCCGACGCGTCGATCTGCACCGTTTCGCTCGGCCCGCGTCGCCCTTGACCGATGCGTCGCAACTGTCGTTGATCGGCACGTCCCTGCCCCGCGTCGACATTCCCGGAAAAGTCACCGGCGGCCCCAGCTATGTGCAGGACATGCGGCTCGACGGCATGGTGCATGCGCGGGTGGTTCGCCCGCCCGTCTACAGCGCGACGCTGGTCCGGTGCGATGCGCGCGGCGTCGCGGCGCTGCCCGGCGTGCTGAAGGTGGTGCGCGACGGCAGTTACCTCGCCGTCGTCGCCACCGACGAGTGGCGGGCGATCCGCGCCCAGCGCGCGCTGGCGGCTAGCTGCGTCTGGTCCGGCGGCCGCGCGCTGCCCCGGCCGGAAACGATCCACGCGACCCTGCGGGCATTGCCGTCGCGCGATATCGTCATCGCCGACAGGCGGGGCGCCGCCGCACCGTCGGTCGCGACGCTCCATGCCACGTACACCAAACCCTATCTGCTGCATGGGTCGATCGGCCCGTCGTGCGCGATCGCGCTTTTCTCCGATACGCTCGCCGCCGCGCGGATGACCGTCTGGACGCACTCGCAAGGGGTCTACCCACTGCGCGCCAGCCTGGCGAAGATGCTGTCGATGGCCGATGCGCAGGTCCGCTGCATCCATGTCGAGGGTTCCGGCTGCTACGGCCACAACGGGGCGGACGACGTCGCCGCCGACGCGGTCCTCATTGCCCGCGCGTTTCCCGGGCGCCCGGTCAGGGTCCAGTGGATGCGCGAGGACGAGCATCGGTGGGACGCATTCGCCCCCGCGATGGTCACCGAGGCGAGCGCGAAGGTCGACGCAGACGGTCGCATCACCGAATGGCGTTACGCGTTGTGGAGCAGTTCGCACAACGAGCGCCCGTCGGACCCGGGCAAGCTGATGCCGACATGGGCGCTGGCGACGCCGCTCGTACCCCTGCCGCCGGTGCCGATACCCCAGCCCGAGGGCGGCGGCGATCGCAACGGCATCCCGCTGTACGACGTTCCGAACGCCTACGTGGTCAATCATTTCATCCCGGCCATGCCGTTGCGCTCGTCGGCCATGCGGGGCCTGGGCGCGCACATGAACGTGTTCTCGATCGAAAGCTTCATGGACGAACTGGCGGATGCCGCGCATGCCGACCCGGTGGCGTTCCGGCTGCGCCATCTGCGCGACCCGCGCGCCATCGAGGTGGTCCACCGCGCCGCGCAGGCGTTCGGCTGGCCGGCGCGGCGCGCGTCGGCCCGCGCGCCCGGGCACGGCATCGGCTTCGGCTTCGCGCGGTACAAGAACCTCATGGCCTACATGGCCGTCGCCGTGGAGATCCGGGTCGAGCGCGAGACGGGCGACGTGCGCGTCCAGCGCGCCGTGGCGGCGGTCGATACCGGCCATATCGTCAGTCCCGACGGGGTCCGCAACCAGATCGAGGGCGGCATCCTGCAATCCATCAGCTGGACGCTGTACGAGCAGCTCGCCTACGACGCCGAGCGGATCCGCAGTTTCGACTGGGGCAGCTATCCCATCATGCGTTTCTCGTCGGTGCCCACCGAGGTGACGGTGCATCTCATCGACCGGCCGGCCATGCCGTTCCTCGGCTGTGGCGAGGCGGCGATGGGACCGACGGCCGGGGCGATCGCCAACGCCCTGCGCGACGCCACGGGACAGCGCTTTCGGGACCTGCCGCTCGGCGGCGAGACGCTGCGGCGGGCCATCGAGATCTAG
- a CDS encoding (2Fe-2S)-binding protein, whose product MLEIHVNGVSHRIDADPDTPLLYALRNQLGLHGAKYGCGLGQCGACTVIVDGQAMFSCVLPVAAVGARAVRTIESLGSAAQPGPLQKAFLDKQAAQCGYCIAGMIMRAQAFLEKNPAPTDAQVRVAMEPNLCRCGTHMRILAAIRQAAADMRRRDADAPGKKA is encoded by the coding sequence ATGCTTGAAATACACGTCAACGGCGTTTCTCATCGGATCGACGCGGATCCGGATACGCCGCTTCTGTACGCGCTGCGCAATCAGCTCGGCCTGCACGGTGCGAAATACGGTTGCGGACTCGGGCAATGCGGGGCCTGCACGGTGATCGTCGACGGGCAGGCGATGTTTTCCTGCGTGCTGCCGGTCGCCGCGGTGGGCGCGCGCGCCGTGCGGACCATCGAAAGCCTGGGGTCGGCCGCGCAACCGGGACCGTTGCAAAAGGCGTTTCTCGACAAGCAGGCGGCCCAGTGCGGCTATTGCATCGCCGGCATGATCATGCGCGCCCAGGCATTTCTCGAAAAAAACCCCGCGCCGACCGATGCGCAGGTGCGCGTCGCGATGGAACCCAATCTGTGCCGCTGCGGCACGCATATGCGGATTCTCGCGGCCATTCGGCAGGCCGCCGCCGACATGCGGCGCCGCGACGCGGACGCGCCGGGGAAAAAAGCATGA
- a CDS encoding cytochrome c → MKRSNVVWLSLSGVVAMAAAASFALARAPALAPVSTPAPDAFPRDLRAAGARVVALGDCMVCHTAEGSAPFAGGVPLKTPFGTIYATNITPDRATGIGTWSLAAFTRALREGRSRDGTLLYPAFPYVHFTRMSDADIQAAYAYLMSRTPVRATAPANHLIFPLGWRPLLAFWNVLFLAPGPHATDVARDMSPADRDVGDGRYLADALGHCAACHTPLNVLGAERADHAFEGGVIEGWDAPPLNALAQGNRPWTVAQLTGYLRTGSDSEHGVAAGPMRAVTRDLARVPEADVRRMAMYFLSLHTPRPAARPVSSAGVPPATPMLDASVARGRSLFTASCAACHGAAAPMQMIGRRPALDRSDDVRAERPRNAVRVILQGIAWQRAEATDYMPAFAQTYDDRQVADIANYVRATYSTQPAWNATEKSVAALRGKD, encoded by the coding sequence ATGAAACGCAGCAATGTCGTGTGGCTTTCCCTGTCGGGCGTCGTCGCCATGGCCGCGGCGGCGAGTTTCGCGCTCGCCCGGGCGCCGGCGCTGGCGCCTGTGTCGACGCCCGCGCCCGACGCTTTTCCCCGCGACCTGCGCGCTGCGGGTGCGCGCGTGGTCGCCCTGGGGGACTGCATGGTGTGCCACACGGCGGAAGGGAGCGCGCCGTTCGCGGGAGGCGTGCCGCTCAAAACGCCGTTCGGCACGATCTACGCGACGAACATCACGCCGGATCGCGCGACCGGGATCGGCACATGGTCGCTCGCCGCCTTCACGCGCGCGTTGCGCGAGGGGCGCTCCCGCGACGGGACGCTGCTCTATCCGGCGTTCCCGTATGTGCATTTCACACGGATGTCGGATGCGGATATCCAGGCTGCCTACGCCTATCTGATGAGCCGCACGCCGGTACGGGCGACGGCGCCCGCCAACCACCTGATCTTTCCGCTGGGCTGGCGGCCGCTGCTGGCATTCTGGAATGTTCTGTTTCTTGCGCCCGGTCCTCATGCCACGGACGTCGCGCGGGACATGTCGCCCGCCGACCGCGACGTCGGCGACGGCCGTTACCTGGCCGACGCGCTGGGACATTGCGCGGCCTGCCACACGCCGCTGAACGTACTGGGCGCCGAACGCGCGGATCATGCCTTCGAAGGCGGCGTGATCGAGGGCTGGGATGCGCCGCCCCTGAACGCCCTGGCGCAAGGGAACCGGCCCTGGACGGTGGCGCAGTTGACCGGCTATCTGCGCACGGGCAGCGATAGCGAGCACGGCGTGGCGGCCGGGCCGATGCGCGCCGTCACCCGCGATCTGGCGCGCGTCCCCGAGGCGGACGTGCGACGCATGGCCATGTACTTTTTGTCGCTGCACACGCCGCGCCCGGCCGCGCGGCCGGTCTCTTCGGCCGGTGTGCCACCGGCGACGCCGATGCTCGATGCCAGCGTGGCGCGGGGGCGGTCGCTGTTCACGGCATCCTGCGCGGCCTGCCACGGCGCGGCCGCGCCGATGCAAATGATCGGTCGCCGGCCCGCGCTGGACCGCAGTGACGACGTGCGCGCGGAGCGTCCGCGCAATGCGGTCCGGGTCATCCTGCAGGGCATCGCCTGGCAGCGCGCGGAGGCGACGGACTACATGCCCGCTTTCGCGCAAACGTACGATGATCGACAGGTCGCCGACATCGCCAATTACGTGCGTGCGACCTATTCGACACAGCCTGCCTGGAACGCCACCGAAAAGTCGGTCGCCGCCCTGCGCGGGAAGGATTAG
- a CDS encoding SDR family oxidoreductase: MDQIKVILTGHTRGLGASIAERLLARGVHVLGLSRRTHPTLAASVPGRFEQVALDLGDTAGLARWLASDSLSRFAAGASQILLINNAGTVQPVGPLETQSHDAIARAVSVNVTAPLMLSAALMAVTSTPAFAGVDRRIMHISSGAGRNATAGWSVYCATKAALDHHARAVALDQGLPLRIASVAPGVVDTDMQGEIRSSAEEKFPALRRFEALKSEGKLVTPAETAEKLLHHLFSADFGERVIADVRELSTN, from the coding sequence ATGGACCAGATCAAAGTTATTCTGACAGGCCACACCCGCGGGTTGGGAGCATCGATCGCCGAACGATTGCTGGCGCGTGGCGTCCACGTATTGGGACTTTCCCGCAGGACGCATCCGACGCTTGCCGCGTCCGTTCCCGGCCGTTTTGAACAGGTGGCTTTGGACCTTGGCGACACCGCCGGGCTGGCACGCTGGCTGGCCTCGGATAGCTTGTCGCGCTTCGCAGCCGGGGCCAGCCAGATCCTGCTCATCAACAACGCCGGCACCGTACAGCCGGTCGGGCCGCTGGAAACGCAGTCGCATGACGCGATTGCCCGTGCGGTGAGCGTGAATGTCACCGCGCCATTGATGCTGTCCGCCGCATTGATGGCGGTGACCTCCACACCCGCGTTCGCCGGGGTGGATCGACGGATCATGCATATCTCCAGTGGCGCGGGGCGGAACGCGACCGCCGGCTGGAGCGTCTATTGCGCGACGAAGGCCGCGCTCGACCATCACGCCAGGGCCGTTGCGCTTGATCAGGGCTTGCCCTTGCGCATTGCCAGCGTTGCGCCAGGCGTCGTCGACACGGATATGCAAGGAGAGATCCGCAGCAGTGCAGAGGAAAAATTTCCCGCTTTGCGCCGCTTTGAAGCGCTGAAGAGCGAGGGAAAACTTGTCACCCCGGCAGAAACCGCCGAGAAGCTTTTACACCACTTGTTCAGTGCTGATTTTGGCGAAAGGGTCATCGCCGACGTACGTGAACTGTCGACAAATTGA
- a CDS encoding LysR family transcriptional regulator encodes MTDSGDIRFLMTIRDSGSLTAASRKLGLSPSAVTQRLQLLERKLSMRLVDRTARKLLFTEEGQLLCERGGNLVQQFDALFDDLRERSGELVGTLRINAPFGFGRRYISPVIADFQQQNPEVSIMLSLSDRPLTETIDRFDVVVHIGGLQASNLIGHALAPNARFVCASPSFIKRFGNPATPDELMKVPCIVLPENNEDVSLWNFSKGKISRSVRVSSKLSCNDGDVIRRWACEGRGAILRSEWDVADDLRSGRLIRLLPTWKTSDANVIALTHSRTGLPARTRHFMAFLRDSFKPTPEWRS; translated from the coding sequence ATGACAGACTCCGGCGATATACGGTTCCTGATGACCATTCGCGACAGCGGCAGTCTCACCGCGGCATCGCGGAAATTGGGATTGTCCCCTTCCGCGGTGACCCAACGCCTGCAGCTGTTGGAGAGGAAGTTATCCATGAGACTGGTGGACCGCACGGCGCGCAAGCTTCTCTTTACCGAGGAAGGCCAGTTGCTATGCGAGCGCGGAGGAAATCTGGTACAGCAATTCGACGCGCTTTTCGACGATTTACGCGAACGCAGCGGAGAACTGGTTGGAACGTTGAGGATCAATGCACCCTTCGGCTTCGGACGTCGATACATATCGCCGGTCATCGCCGATTTTCAACAGCAGAACCCGGAAGTCTCGATCATGCTCAGCCTCTCCGATCGTCCTCTGACGGAAACGATCGATCGTTTCGATGTCGTCGTGCATATCGGTGGACTCCAGGCGTCCAATCTGATCGGCCATGCCCTGGCGCCGAATGCGAGATTTGTTTGCGCTTCTCCATCGTTTATAAAGCGTTTTGGGAATCCAGCTACACCGGATGAGTTGATGAAGGTGCCTTGCATCGTGCTACCGGAAAACAACGAGGATGTCTCGCTGTGGAATTTCAGTAAAGGGAAAATAAGCCGTAGCGTTCGAGTGTCGTCGAAACTGAGTTGCAACGACGGCGATGTGATTCGACGCTGGGCATGCGAGGGTCGCGGCGCGATTCTTCGGTCCGAATGGGATGTCGCCGACGACCTGCGGAGCGGGCGGCTGATCAGACTTTTGCCGACCTGGAAAACGTCGGACGCAAACGTCATCGCATTGACCCACAGTCGCACTGGTTTGCCCGCGAGGACCCGGCACTTCATGGCGTTTCTGCGGGACAGTTTCAAACCGACACCTGAGTGGCGGTCTTGA
- a CDS encoding DSD1 family PLP-dependent enzyme translates to MMLDLLDTPAAVIDIPRMEKNIALMQQRMNTLGVNFRPHVKTTKCVEVVRAQIAAGAKGITVSTLKEAEAFFAAGVVDILYAVGIDPSKLSRAMMLRKKGCDLKLVVDNPAAAAAVGEFVRRHGVRFEVWIEVDTDGHRSGITPGEDTLLEVGRILQDAKIEVGGVLTHAGSSYELNTHEALQALAEQERAGCVQAARRLRDIGIACEGVSVGSTPTALAARSLEGVTEVRAGVYVLFDLVMRNVGVCAFDDIALSVLATVIGHQPEKGWAILDAGWMAMSRDRGTSKQSHDFGYGQPCMLDGTPLHDYILSGANQEHGILSPAESEYGDASTSQDIRARFPIGTKLRILPNHACATGAQFPEYHALQATGELTVWQRFYGW, encoded by the coding sequence ATGATGCTGGATCTGCTTGATACACCCGCCGCGGTGATCGATATCCCCCGGATGGAAAAGAACATCGCCCTGATGCAGCAGCGCATGAACACGCTTGGCGTGAACTTTCGTCCTCACGTGAAGACGACCAAATGTGTCGAAGTCGTTCGTGCGCAGATTGCCGCAGGCGCGAAGGGTATAACGGTTTCCACATTGAAAGAAGCGGAAGCATTCTTCGCCGCGGGCGTGGTGGATATCCTCTACGCCGTGGGTATCGACCCGTCCAAGTTATCGAGAGCGATGATGCTCAGGAAAAAAGGATGCGACTTGAAGCTCGTGGTCGACAATCCCGCCGCGGCGGCCGCGGTGGGTGAGTTCGTTCGCCGGCATGGTGTTCGCTTCGAGGTCTGGATCGAAGTCGACACCGACGGGCATCGATCAGGCATCACGCCCGGCGAGGACACGCTCCTCGAAGTGGGCAGGATCCTGCAAGACGCCAAAATCGAGGTGGGTGGCGTCTTGACCCATGCGGGTTCCAGTTATGAATTGAATACACACGAAGCTTTGCAGGCGCTGGCCGAACAGGAACGGGCAGGGTGCGTGCAGGCGGCACGACGACTGCGCGATATCGGCATAGCGTGCGAGGGCGTCAGCGTGGGTTCGACGCCGACGGCACTCGCCGCACGTAGTCTGGAGGGCGTGACGGAAGTACGCGCGGGTGTCTATGTGCTGTTCGATTTGGTGATGCGCAATGTCGGCGTCTGCGCTTTCGACGATATCGCCCTGAGCGTACTTGCCACGGTTATCGGCCATCAACCGGAAAAGGGCTGGGCGATCCTGGATGCAGGCTGGATGGCGATGAGCCGCGACCGCGGCACTTCGAAACAGTCCCATGATTTTGGTTACGGCCAACCCTGCATGCTTGACGGTACGCCACTTCATGACTATATATTGAGCGGCGCCAATCAGGAACACGGCATTCTCTCGCCCGCCGAATCGGAATACGGCGACGCGTCGACTTCGCAGGACATACGCGCACGCTTTCCGATTGGAACGAAACTCAGAATCCTGCCGAACCATGCCTGCGCCACGGGAGCGCAATTTCCCGAATACCATGCCCTTCAAGCGACGGGCGAACTGACCGTCTGGCAGCGCTTTTATGGATGGTGA
- a CDS encoding aldehyde dehydrogenase family protein → MISVMMKIIPRRLADNGQVCTAAKRFIVHEAVADAFLAAVTAQMQGVTMGEPLDPKTTLGPLSSKDAVETLTKQVGQPVAKGATNGGPVSYRIAGGPAAGRCRLSFRFGPVAQQSHHP, encoded by the coding sequence GTGATCTCGGTGATGATGAAAATCATACCTCGACGGCTTGCCGACAACGGGCAGGTGTGCACCGCGGCCAAGCGCTTCATCGTCCATGAGGCCGTGGCCGACGCATTCCTTGCCGCCGTCACCGCGCAAATGCAGGGTGTGACGATGGGCGAGCCTCTGGATCCGAAAACGACACTCGGCCCGCTATCCTCGAAGGATGCGGTCGAGACGCTGACCAAACAGGTCGGCCAGCCGGTCGCGAAGGGCGCGACTAACGGCGGTCCCGTGTCATATCGGATCGCCGGCGGTCCCGCCGCCGGCCGCTGCCGCCTCTCGTTTCGTTTTGGACCCGTAGCGCAGCAATCTCACCATCCATAA
- a CDS encoding globin domain-containing protein, giving the protein MSKPLSPEVIAIVKRTAPIMQQHGLAITTRMYDRLFTDPKMKALFDNAGSAPGEQPKRLAAAILAYAQNVDNLSALHGAIERVAKRHVAAHIAPEHYGPVADALLPAIKDILGDAVDASILEAWKEAYWFLAEVLQNREKAIARP; this is encoded by the coding sequence ATGAGCAAACCGCTTTCGCCCGAAGTCATCGCCATCGTCAAACGCACCGCGCCCATCATGCAGCAGCACGGTCTCGCGATTACGACCCGAATGTATGACAGACTTTTTACCGACCCGAAGATGAAAGCACTCTTCGACAATGCCGGTTCGGCACCCGGCGAACAACCCAAACGGCTGGCGGCCGCGATCCTGGCATATGCCCAGAACGTCGACAATCTGTCCGCCCTGCATGGCGCGATCGAGCGCGTGGCGAAGCGCCACGTAGCAGCCCATATCGCGCCCGAACACTACGGCCCGGTGGCCGATGCGTTGCTGCCTGCCATAAAGGATATTTTGGGCGACGCCGTCGACGCCTCCATCCTGGAGGCATGGAAGGAAGCGTATTGGTTCCTCGCCGAAGTATTGCAAAACAGGGAAAAGGCGATCGCCCGCCCCTGA
- a CDS encoding YbfB/YjiJ family MFS transporter, translating to MTAPATVLRKRNFKLRSAIEAALIMAIGMGFGRFAFTAVYPHMVDEGLLTLRGGSFAASANYGGYLLGALISVRARAGNAHRFCLWSVVGTTLCLVAMAFFTPLWAIIVVRGCAGVFSALSMVSASLWLLEYRKHFGGTPWLYAGVGVGIAVSAEILVIAAHAGLRSPTMWLVLAAVTLVIGLGAAPGIAARGSESLESASQGTASTAMPVSHWPLVGLYGLAGLGYIVTATYLPLLVKSALPDLDPAHVWAVFGLGAAPSCFLWHRLHGRWGTRTALRINLAVQAVGVVLPAFSASTVNCLLSALLVGGTFMGTVTIAMPAAQRAAGKAGINLLATMTLVYGLGQVIGPVLAQALYAQSHDFSRSLMAASAALILGILISMRL from the coding sequence ATGACGGCGCCCGCAACGGTACTGCGCAAACGGAATTTCAAGCTGCGCTCGGCGATCGAAGCCGCGCTGATCATGGCGATCGGGATGGGCTTCGGCCGCTTCGCTTTCACGGCCGTGTACCCGCATATGGTCGATGAAGGCCTTTTGACGTTGCGAGGCGGCAGCTTCGCGGCATCGGCGAACTATGGCGGTTATCTGCTCGGCGCGCTGATTTCGGTACGGGCCCGAGCCGGGAATGCCCACCGTTTCTGCCTCTGGTCGGTCGTGGGAACGACGCTTTGCCTGGTCGCCATGGCTTTTTTCACGCCGCTCTGGGCGATCATCGTGGTGCGCGGCTGCGCGGGCGTGTTCAGCGCGCTGTCGATGGTCTCCGCCTCCCTGTGGTTGCTCGAATACCGCAAGCACTTTGGCGGCACGCCATGGCTTTATGCCGGTGTGGGAGTGGGCATCGCCGTATCCGCGGAAATCCTCGTCATCGCGGCCCATGCCGGTTTGCGGAGCCCCACCATGTGGCTGGTGTTGGCGGCCGTGACCCTGGTGATTGGCCTGGGCGCCGCGCCTGGGATTGCCGCCCGCGGTTCGGAAAGCCTGGAGAGCGCCAGCCAGGGCACGGCGTCCACGGCGATGCCGGTCTCGCACTGGCCCTTGGTCGGGCTCTATGGACTGGCTGGCCTGGGTTATATCGTGACGGCCACGTATCTTCCCCTCCTCGTGAAATCGGCATTGCCCGACCTGGACCCGGCGCACGTCTGGGCCGTCTTCGGACTCGGCGCGGCACCGTCCTGCTTTCTCTGGCACCGACTTCACGGGCGATGGGGAACGCGAACCGCATTGCGCATCAATCTGGCGGTCCAGGCGGTCGGGGTCGTACTGCCGGCATTCTCCGCATCCACCGTCAACTGTCTGTTGAGCGCGTTGCTGGTGGGCGGCACCTTCATGGGTACCGTCACGATCGCAATGCCGGCAGCGCAGCGCGCGGCGGGAAAGGCCGGAATCAATCTGCTCGCGACGATGACGCTCGTGTACGGCCTCGGGCAGGTTATCGGCCCCGTCCTTGCCCAAGCGCTCTATGCGCAAAGCCACGACTTTTCGAGATCGCTGATGGCGGCATCCGCGGCCCTGATTCTGGGAATTCTGATCAGCATGCGTCTCTAA
- a CDS encoding LysR substrate-binding domain-containing protein, which yields MDFDGLRIFCAVASELSITAAATRLGRVPSNVTTRIQQLEMDLGSDLFVRTGKRISLSVAGERFHEYAQRMLALEGEARHVVTGGRDGGTLRIGSMDTTAASRLPSILARYHAAHPATRLELRTGPSRPLIEHVRTGKLDCALVALPPSFGSPATLSELGLSARVIWSEKLQLLLPASEAGARRAVDVRTRSLAAFPQGCTYRTLAEDLLGTAGSTEWMVQEMASFHAMIACVAAGACVTLLPESALRLSEAPAGLKKLPAGKSDTLLVWREGYDVPAFRQLLTLLPEAAK from the coding sequence ATGGACTTCGATGGTTTGAGAATTTTTTGTGCCGTTGCCAGCGAACTGAGCATCACCGCCGCGGCGACGCGTCTGGGCCGCGTCCCATCCAATGTGACTACCCGCATCCAGCAACTGGAAATGGATCTTGGCAGCGATCTTTTCGTGCGCACGGGCAAGCGTATTTCGCTTTCCGTTGCGGGCGAGCGCTTCCACGAATACGCGCAGAGAATGCTGGCGCTGGAAGGCGAGGCCAGGCACGTCGTCACGGGCGGTCGCGATGGCGGCACGCTGCGCATCGGCAGCATGGACACCACCGCGGCGAGCCGCCTGCCATCGATTCTCGCCCGCTATCACGCAGCGCACCCCGCAACGCGTCTTGAGCTGAGAACCGGGCCCTCGCGCCCTCTCATAGAGCACGTGCGCACGGGCAAACTCGACTGCGCGCTGGTCGCCCTGCCGCCATCGTTCGGTAGCCCCGCGACGCTGAGCGAACTCGGGCTGTCCGCGCGCGTCATCTGGTCCGAAAAACTGCAACTGCTGCTCCCCGCCAGTGAAGCCGGTGCGCGGCGGGCGGTAGATGTGCGCACGCGTTCGTTAGCGGCTTTTCCGCAGGGCTGTACCTACCGAACCCTCGCCGAGGATCTGCTTGGCACGGCCGGCTCGACCGAGTGGATGGTTCAGGAAATGGCGTCGTTTCACGCCATGATCGCCTGCGTCGCCGCCGGGGCGTGCGTCACGCTGTTACCGGAAAGCGCGCTCCGTCTTTCGGAAGCCCCCGCCGGACTGAAAAAACTTCCCGCCGGGAAGAGCGACACGTTGCTGGTCTGGCGCGAAGGCTATGACGTCCCCGCTTTTCGCCAGCTCTTGACGCTACTACCGGAGGCAGCGAAATGA